In the genome of SAR324 cluster bacterium, one region contains:
- a CDS encoding transposase: MNASEALSAGLKAIPNKISSFASTQAAWRFYKNEAVTLSKLQEPLTAAAHAGIQQQCGAYALCVHDWSKLRYRHRNKPDIYPRTHPDDLGYELQTSLILSDQTGNPIAPVAQLLISADGSYATYGDDGPPEPLVQNHLDEVSDCIAHLEQQNFTRPLVHVMDREADSIGHLRRWEAEGTHWLVRAKGNPTVELQGTSMACKAVAGKLEYRQAHPVTDEEQKRQLWIAEAEMTLRRPAKPYSKNGKRTLVPGPPVTARLVVSRILSDLGEVEAEWLLLSNVKDIDASTLALWDYWRWKIETFFKLMKSAGHQLEAWQQESALAIAKRLLVASMACVTVWAIAADESQEVDELRGFLVKLSGRQMRHQKTVTHPALLAGLWVLLSLFELMQSYSPHELERFRKTAQNLCSKDV, encoded by the coding sequence ATGAATGCGAGTGAAGCCCTCAGTGCGGGCCTCAAGGCCATCCCGAACAAAATCAGTAGTTTCGCCAGCACGCAGGCGGCTTGGCGGTTTTATAAAAATGAAGCCGTCACGCTGAGCAAACTGCAAGAACCCCTGACGGCAGCGGCCCACGCTGGGATCCAGCAACAGTGTGGCGCATATGCCTTATGCGTCCATGATTGGTCGAAACTACGTTATCGGCATCGCAACAAGCCCGATATTTATCCAAGGACACATCCCGACGATCTGGGCTACGAGTTACAAACCAGCTTGATCCTCAGCGATCAAACGGGAAACCCGATCGCACCGGTAGCCCAACTTCTCATCAGCGCAGACGGGAGTTACGCTACCTATGGTGACGATGGCCCGCCAGAGCCGTTGGTGCAGAATCATTTGGACGAAGTGAGTGATTGCATCGCGCACCTCGAACAACAAAACTTCACCCGGCCTTTGGTTCATGTGATGGACCGCGAAGCCGACTCCATTGGCCATCTGCGCCGCTGGGAGGCCGAGGGTACTCACTGGCTCGTGCGCGCCAAGGGCAACCCCACCGTTGAGCTGCAAGGCACGTCGATGGCCTGTAAGGCCGTCGCAGGCAAGCTCGAATATCGTCAGGCGCACCCAGTGACCGACGAGGAACAAAAACGTCAGCTATGGATTGCCGAAGCCGAGATGACCCTTCGTCGGCCAGCCAAACCCTATTCAAAGAACGGCAAAAGAACGCTCGTTCCGGGGCCCCCGGTGACGGCTCGCCTGGTGGTATCTCGCATCTTGTCCGACCTCGGAGAGGTCGAGGCCGAATGGTTGTTGCTGAGCAATGTAAAAGACATCGATGCCTCGACGCTTGCGCTTTGGGATTACTGGCGCTGGAAAATCGAGACGTTCTTCAAACTCATGAAATCGGCTGGACACCAACTGGAAGCGTGGCAACAGGAATCGGCCCTAGCAATTGCCAAACGCTTATTGGTTGCCAGCATGGCTTGTGTGACCGTCTGGGCCATTGCTGCCGACGAAAGCCAGGAGGTTGACGAACTCAGAGGGTTTTTGGTTAAACTTAGTGGACGACAAATGCGACATCAGAAGACCGTCACCCATCCGGCTTTATTGGCTGGACTCTGGGTGCTGCTCTCCCTGTTCGAACTCATGCAGAGTTATTCTCCACACGAACTAGAGCGTTTTCGAAAAACCGCTCAAAACCTCTGCTCCAAGGATGTGTAG